The Megachile rotundata isolate GNS110a chromosome 3, iyMegRotu1, whole genome shotgun sequence genome includes a window with the following:
- the LOC100878666 gene encoding uncharacterized protein LOC100878666 has translation MAKEVQKCLINYFSQLEKVDYKWKELSEEAERPLQALKNQSQQLRLITSKEVDDAELCEMDEVRERLIFKILMGINNELELIMDILTRFNNVNQDLKNRLRNLESARSKVSPDEETMQQLINGTPYRPRLNLLLEWGVDAFNYYHEIYLSINQSVKEFDYKNEETIENLSKSFVEDRHKRARIDRILGFTQFLAKENTR, from the exons ATGGCAAAAGAAGTGCAGAAATgtttgattaattatttctcgCAGCTGGAGAAAGTCGACTACAAATGGAAAGAGCTGTCCGAAGAAGCTGAACGACCTCTGCAAGCCTTAAAGAATCAATCACAACAACTGCGACTTATAACAAG CAAAGAGGTCGATGACGCAGAACTCTGTGAAATGGACGAAGTGCGAGAAAGATTGATTTTTAAAATCCTTATGGGAATTAACAACGAGCTTGAACTGATTATGGATATTCTGACACGCTTCAATAATGTTAATCAG gaTCTTAAAAATcgattgaggaatttagaaagtgcTCGAAGTAAAGTTTCACCGGACGAAGAAACAATGCAGCAATTAATTAATGGAACGCCCTACAGGCCGAGATTAAATTTACTCTTAGAATGGGGTGTTGACGCTTTTAATTACTATCACGAAAT ataCCTTTCGATTAATCAAAGTGTTAAAGAGTTCGATTACAAAAACGAAGAaacgattgaaaatttgagtaaatcTTTCGTTGAGGACAGACACAAAAGAGCACGCATAGATA GAATACTTGGTTTCACGCAATTCTTAGCAAAAGAAAATACTCGCTGA